From a single Ooceraea biroi isolate clonal line C1 chromosome 12, Obir_v5.4, whole genome shotgun sequence genomic region:
- the LOC105282728 gene encoding NAD-dependent protein deacetylase sirtuin-2 isoform X1 — protein sequence MKRHECKKFVETGGTREAIQGHSDDNPDEKKQNSSKVESSEAEDQSEMERLRKYLAQKLRLIDLSNDQTDESQQSTLRELNLDGIVEYIKEKESCKIITMAGAGISTSAGIPDFRSPSSGLYHKLDKYNLPHPQAIFELDFFMKNPEPFFTLARELLPEGFKPTLSHYFIRMLWEKGLLLRHYTQNIDTLERVAGLPPDKLVEAHGTFHTGRCLKCRAPYTLSWMKEKIIEGVIPKCEECNEGVVKPDIVFFGEMLPDRFQMLADRDFEQADLLIIMGSSLVVQPFASLIDRVRSTCPRLLINNEKVGMQDRLSRFLGLRQGLVFDTKNTYGGRDVAWLGTCDTGCQLLADKLGWGDELRALVQREHESLNTESRSNN from the exons atgaagagaCATGAGTGCAAAAAGT TCGTGGAGACTGGAGGGACGCGGGAAGCGATTCAGGGGCATTCAG ATGACAATCCAGATGAGAAAAAACAAAACTCTTCCAAAGTAGAATCATCAGAGGCAGAAGATCAATCTGAGATGGAGCGATTACGCAAATATCTGGCTCAGAAGTTGAGACTCATTGATCTGTCAAATGATCAAACTGATGAGTCGCAACAGAGTACCCTTCGTGAGCTTAATCTGGACGGGATCGTCGAATATATTAAGGAGAAGGAgtcttgtaaaattattaccaTGGCGGGCGCTGGAATCTCCACTT CTGCTGGAATACCAGACTTCCGATCTCCGTCCAGCGGACTTTACCACAAATTGGACAAGTACAACTTACCTCATCCACAGGCTATTTTTGAACTAGacttttttatgaaaaaccCAGAACCGTTCTTCACGCTTGCGAGGGAATTATTGCCAGAGGGTTTTAAGCCCACGCTGAgccattattttattcgtatgTTGTGGGAGAAAGGTCTACTGCTACGACATTACACGCAAAATATTGATACTTTGGAGCGCGTGGCTGGATTGCCGCCTGATAAGCTAGTGGAAGCTCATGGAACGTTTCATACCGGTCGTTGCTTGAAGTGTCGCGCACCGTATACACTTTCATGGATGAAAG AAAAGATAATAGAAGGTGTGATACCAAAATGCGAGGAGTGCAATGAAGGTGTTGTAAAACCCGACATTGTCTTTTTTGGTGAAATGTTACCCGACCGCTTCCAAATGCTCGCCGATCGTGATTTTGAGCAGGCCGATCTATTGATTATCATGGGATCGAGTTTAGTGGTGCAACCTTTCGCGTCTCTGATCGACAG AGTACGATCTACTTGCCCCCGTCTACTTATCAACAATGAGAAAGTAGGTATGCAAGATCGTCTGTCGCGTTTCTTAGGACTTAGACAGGGCTTGGTGTTTGATACTAAAAACACGTATGGTGGACGCGATGTAGCCTGGTTGGGCACTTGCGACACGGGTTGTCAACTGTTGGCCGACAAACTCGGCTGGGGG GATGAATTACGAGCCCTTGTGCAAAGAGAACACGAAAGTTTAAATACGGAAAGCAGAAGTAACAATTGA
- the LOC105282728 gene encoding NAD-dependent protein deacetylase sirtuin-2 isoform X4, with translation MERLRKYLAQKLRLIDLSNDQTDESQQSTLRELNLDGIVEYIKEKESCKIITMAGAGISTSAGIPDFRSPSSGLYHKLDKYNLPHPQAIFELDFFMKNPEPFFTLARELLPEGFKPTLSHYFIRMLWEKGLLLRHYTQNIDTLERVAGLPPDKLVEAHGTFHTGRCLKCRAPYTLSWMKEKIIEGVIPKCEECNEGVVKPDIVFFGEMLPDRFQMLADRDFEQADLLIIMGSSLVVQPFASLIDRVRSTCPRLLINNEKVGMQDRLSRFLGLRQGLVFDTKNTYGGRDVAWLGTCDTGCQLLADKLGWGDELRALVQREHESLNTESRSNN, from the exons ATGGAGCGATTACGCAAATATCTGGCTCAGAAGTTGAGACTCATTGATCTGTCAAATGATCAAACTGATGAGTCGCAACAGAGTACCCTTCGTGAGCTTAATCTGGACGGGATCGTCGAATATATTAAGGAGAAGGAgtcttgtaaaattattaccaTGGCGGGCGCTGGAATCTCCACTT CTGCTGGAATACCAGACTTCCGATCTCCGTCCAGCGGACTTTACCACAAATTGGACAAGTACAACTTACCTCATCCACAGGCTATTTTTGAACTAGacttttttatgaaaaaccCAGAACCGTTCTTCACGCTTGCGAGGGAATTATTGCCAGAGGGTTTTAAGCCCACGCTGAgccattattttattcgtatgTTGTGGGAGAAAGGTCTACTGCTACGACATTACACGCAAAATATTGATACTTTGGAGCGCGTGGCTGGATTGCCGCCTGATAAGCTAGTGGAAGCTCATGGAACGTTTCATACCGGTCGTTGCTTGAAGTGTCGCGCACCGTATACACTTTCATGGATGAAAG AAAAGATAATAGAAGGTGTGATACCAAAATGCGAGGAGTGCAATGAAGGTGTTGTAAAACCCGACATTGTCTTTTTTGGTGAAATGTTACCCGACCGCTTCCAAATGCTCGCCGATCGTGATTTTGAGCAGGCCGATCTATTGATTATCATGGGATCGAGTTTAGTGGTGCAACCTTTCGCGTCTCTGATCGACAG AGTACGATCTACTTGCCCCCGTCTACTTATCAACAATGAGAAAGTAGGTATGCAAGATCGTCTGTCGCGTTTCTTAGGACTTAGACAGGGCTTGGTGTTTGATACTAAAAACACGTATGGTGGACGCGATGTAGCCTGGTTGGGCACTTGCGACACGGGTTGTCAACTGTTGGCCGACAAACTCGGCTGGGGG GATGAATTACGAGCCCTTGTGCAAAGAGAACACGAAAGTTTAAATACGGAAAGCAGAAGTAACAATTGA
- the LOC105282728 gene encoding NAD-dependent protein deacetylase sirtuin-2 isoform X3 yields MDKGTKEEKSHAQHTDDNPDEKKQNSSKVESSEAEDQSEMERLRKYLAQKLRLIDLSNDQTDESQQSTLRELNLDGIVEYIKEKESCKIITMAGAGISTSAGIPDFRSPSSGLYHKLDKYNLPHPQAIFELDFFMKNPEPFFTLARELLPEGFKPTLSHYFIRMLWEKGLLLRHYTQNIDTLERVAGLPPDKLVEAHGTFHTGRCLKCRAPYTLSWMKEKIIEGVIPKCEECNEGVVKPDIVFFGEMLPDRFQMLADRDFEQADLLIIMGSSLVVQPFASLIDRVRSTCPRLLINNEKVGMQDRLSRFLGLRQGLVFDTKNTYGGRDVAWLGTCDTGCQLLADKLGWGDELRALVQREHESLNTESRSNN; encoded by the exons ATGGACAAGGGGACGAAGGAGGAGAAATCGCACGCACAGCACACAG ATGACAATCCAGATGAGAAAAAACAAAACTCTTCCAAAGTAGAATCATCAGAGGCAGAAGATCAATCTGAGATGGAGCGATTACGCAAATATCTGGCTCAGAAGTTGAGACTCATTGATCTGTCAAATGATCAAACTGATGAGTCGCAACAGAGTACCCTTCGTGAGCTTAATCTGGACGGGATCGTCGAATATATTAAGGAGAAGGAgtcttgtaaaattattaccaTGGCGGGCGCTGGAATCTCCACTT CTGCTGGAATACCAGACTTCCGATCTCCGTCCAGCGGACTTTACCACAAATTGGACAAGTACAACTTACCTCATCCACAGGCTATTTTTGAACTAGacttttttatgaaaaaccCAGAACCGTTCTTCACGCTTGCGAGGGAATTATTGCCAGAGGGTTTTAAGCCCACGCTGAgccattattttattcgtatgTTGTGGGAGAAAGGTCTACTGCTACGACATTACACGCAAAATATTGATACTTTGGAGCGCGTGGCTGGATTGCCGCCTGATAAGCTAGTGGAAGCTCATGGAACGTTTCATACCGGTCGTTGCTTGAAGTGTCGCGCACCGTATACACTTTCATGGATGAAAG AAAAGATAATAGAAGGTGTGATACCAAAATGCGAGGAGTGCAATGAAGGTGTTGTAAAACCCGACATTGTCTTTTTTGGTGAAATGTTACCCGACCGCTTCCAAATGCTCGCCGATCGTGATTTTGAGCAGGCCGATCTATTGATTATCATGGGATCGAGTTTAGTGGTGCAACCTTTCGCGTCTCTGATCGACAG AGTACGATCTACTTGCCCCCGTCTACTTATCAACAATGAGAAAGTAGGTATGCAAGATCGTCTGTCGCGTTTCTTAGGACTTAGACAGGGCTTGGTGTTTGATACTAAAAACACGTATGGTGGACGCGATGTAGCCTGGTTGGGCACTTGCGACACGGGTTGTCAACTGTTGGCCGACAAACTCGGCTGGGGG GATGAATTACGAGCCCTTGTGCAAAGAGAACACGAAAGTTTAAATACGGAAAGCAGAAGTAACAATTGA
- the LOC105282728 gene encoding NAD-dependent protein deacetylase sirtuin-2 isoform X2, which translates to MDKGTKEEKSHAQHTVVETGGTREAIQGHSDDNPDEKKQNSSKVESSEAEDQSEMERLRKYLAQKLRLIDLSNDQTDESQQSTLRELNLDGIVEYIKEKESCKIITMAGAGISTSAGIPDFRSPSSGLYHKLDKYNLPHPQAIFELDFFMKNPEPFFTLARELLPEGFKPTLSHYFIRMLWEKGLLLRHYTQNIDTLERVAGLPPDKLVEAHGTFHTGRCLKCRAPYTLSWMKEKIIEGVIPKCEECNEGVVKPDIVFFGEMLPDRFQMLADRDFEQADLLIIMGSSLVVQPFASLIDRVRSTCPRLLINNEKVGMQDRLSRFLGLRQGLVFDTKNTYGGRDVAWLGTCDTGCQLLADKLGWGDELRALVQREHESLNTESRSNN; encoded by the exons ATGGACAAGGGGACGAAGGAGGAGAAATCGCACGCACAGCACACAG TCGTGGAGACTGGAGGGACGCGGGAAGCGATTCAGGGGCATTCAG ATGACAATCCAGATGAGAAAAAACAAAACTCTTCCAAAGTAGAATCATCAGAGGCAGAAGATCAATCTGAGATGGAGCGATTACGCAAATATCTGGCTCAGAAGTTGAGACTCATTGATCTGTCAAATGATCAAACTGATGAGTCGCAACAGAGTACCCTTCGTGAGCTTAATCTGGACGGGATCGTCGAATATATTAAGGAGAAGGAgtcttgtaaaattattaccaTGGCGGGCGCTGGAATCTCCACTT CTGCTGGAATACCAGACTTCCGATCTCCGTCCAGCGGACTTTACCACAAATTGGACAAGTACAACTTACCTCATCCACAGGCTATTTTTGAACTAGacttttttatgaaaaaccCAGAACCGTTCTTCACGCTTGCGAGGGAATTATTGCCAGAGGGTTTTAAGCCCACGCTGAgccattattttattcgtatgTTGTGGGAGAAAGGTCTACTGCTACGACATTACACGCAAAATATTGATACTTTGGAGCGCGTGGCTGGATTGCCGCCTGATAAGCTAGTGGAAGCTCATGGAACGTTTCATACCGGTCGTTGCTTGAAGTGTCGCGCACCGTATACACTTTCATGGATGAAAG AAAAGATAATAGAAGGTGTGATACCAAAATGCGAGGAGTGCAATGAAGGTGTTGTAAAACCCGACATTGTCTTTTTTGGTGAAATGTTACCCGACCGCTTCCAAATGCTCGCCGATCGTGATTTTGAGCAGGCCGATCTATTGATTATCATGGGATCGAGTTTAGTGGTGCAACCTTTCGCGTCTCTGATCGACAG AGTACGATCTACTTGCCCCCGTCTACTTATCAACAATGAGAAAGTAGGTATGCAAGATCGTCTGTCGCGTTTCTTAGGACTTAGACAGGGCTTGGTGTTTGATACTAAAAACACGTATGGTGGACGCGATGTAGCCTGGTTGGGCACTTGCGACACGGGTTGTCAACTGTTGGCCGACAAACTCGGCTGGGGG GATGAATTACGAGCCCTTGTGCAAAGAGAACACGAAAGTTTAAATACGGAAAGCAGAAGTAACAATTGA